In Toxotes jaculatrix isolate fToxJac2 chromosome 12, fToxJac2.pri, whole genome shotgun sequence, the following are encoded in one genomic region:
- the klhl13 gene encoding kelch-like protein 13 isoform X2: MEHPVHRGETMPIGLHERSLVEDDDAHMKVALGYGDMGISAHLQASKTGNTRFFTSNTHSSVVLQGFDQLRIEGLLCDVTLVAGDGDEAFPVHRAMMASSSDYFKAMFTGGMKEQDLMCIKLHGVNRIGLKKIIDFIYTAKLSLNMENLQDTLEAASFLQILPVLDFCKVFLISGVSLDNCVEVGRIANTYNLTEVDKYVNNFILKNFPSLLGTGEFVKLPFERLAFVLSSNSLKHCTELDLFKAACRWLRYEDGRMDYAPKLMKNIRFPLMNPQELINHVQTVDFMRTDNTCVNLLLEASNYQMMPYMQPVMQSERTAIRSDSAHLVTLGGVLRQQLVVSKELRLFDEKAHEWKALAPMDAPRYQHGIAVIGNFLYVVGGQSNYDTKGKTAVDTVFRYDPRYNKWIQVACLNEKRTFFHLSALKGHLYAVGGRNAAGELATVECYNPRTNEWTYVAKMNEPHYGHAGTVYGGYMYISGGITHDTFQKELMCFDPDADKWTQKAPMTTVRGLHCMCTVGDRLYVIGGNHFRGTSDYDDVLSCEYYSPALDLWTPIAAMLRGQSDVGVAVFENKIYVVGGYSWNNRCMVEIVQKYDPEKDEWHKVFDLPESLGGIRACTLTVFPPEDISGSPSRESPLSAP; the protein is encoded by the exons ATCCCTCGTGGAGGACGACGACGCTCACATGAAAGTTGCTCTGGGCTATGGTGATATGGGCATCTCTGCTCACCTTCAGGCatcaaagactggaaacactcGATTTTTcacaagcaacacacacagctcagttgTTCTTCAG GGATTTGACCAGCTGAGGATAGAGGGTTTACTATGTGACGTCACGCTGGTGGCCGGGGACGGCGACGAAGCGTTCCCTGTACACCGTGCCATGATGGCCTCCTCCTCCGACTATTTCAAAGCCATGTTCACAG GTGGTATGAAAGAACAGGATTTAATGTGCATCAAGCTTCACGGAGTTAACCGAATAGGCCTGAAGAAGATCATTGACTTTATCTACACAGCCAAGTTGTCTCTCAACATGGAGAACCTTCAAGACACACTTGAAGCAGCCAGCTTCTTACAAATCCTTCCTGTGCTGGACTTCTGCAAGGTCTTTCTTATATCTGGG GTCTCTCTCGACAACTGCGTCGAGGTGGGCCGTATTGCGAACACATACAACCTCACAGAGGTGGACAAATATGTCAACAACTTCATCCTGAAGAACTTCCCCTCACTGCTGGGCACGGGAGAGTTTGTCAAGCTACCATTTGAGCGACTGGCTTTTGTACTGTCCAGTAACAGCTTGAAACACTGCACTGAATTGGACCTGTTCAAGGCCGCTTGCCGCTGGCTACGCTATGAAGACGGTCGTATGGACTATGCCCCAAAGCTCATGAAGAACATCCGCTTTCCCCTCATGAACCCGCAGGAGCTCATCAATCATGTGCAGACAGTGGACTTTATGCGCACGGACAACACCTGTGTCAACCTCCTCCTGGAAGCTAGCAACTACCAAATGATGCCCTACATGCAGCCAGTTATGCAGTCAGAACGGACAGCCATCCGCTCAGACAGTGCCCACCTGGTCACCCTGGGTGGCGTTCTGCGCCAGCAGCTAGTTGTCAGTAAGGAGCTACGTCTGTTCGATGAGAAGGCTCACGAGTGGAAGGCGCTGGCACCCATGGACGCACCCCGCTACCAACACGGCATCGCTGTCATTGGCAACTTTCTCTATGTGGTGGGTGGCCAAAGCAACTATGACACCAAAGGCAAGACAGCAGTGGACACCGTGTTCCGGTACGACCCTCGCTACAACAAGTGGATCCAGGTGGCGTGCCTTAATGAGAAACGTACCTTCTTCCACCTCAGCGCACTCAAGGGACACCTCTACGCTGTTGGTGGAAGGAACGCTGCCGGGGAGCTTG CCACTGTGGAGTGCTACAACCCAAGGACAAATGAATGGACATATGTTGCCAAAATGAATGAACCACATTATGGCCATGCTGGGACAGTGTATGGCGGTTATATGTATATTTCAG gGGGAATCACTCATGACACTTTTCAGAAGGAGCTGATGTGCTTTGACCCAGATGCGGATAAATGGACTCAGAAAGCTCCCATGACGACAGTGCGCGGCCTGCACTGCATGTGCACAGTGGGGGACCGTCTTTACGTGATCGGTGGCAATCACTTCCGGGGCACCAGCGACTACGACGACGTGCTGAGCTGCGAATACTACTCACCCGCCCTCGACTTGTGGACACCTATCGCCGCCATGTTGCGAGGCCAGAGCGACGTGGGCGTGGCCGTGTTTGAGAATAAGATCTATGTGGTGGGTGGCTACTCGTGGAACAATCGCTGCATGGTGGAAATAGTGCAGAAGTATGACCCTGAGAAAGACGAATGGCACAAAGTGTTTGACTTACCCGAGTCGCTGGGCGGGATACGAGCCTGCACACTCACAGTTTTCCCCCCTGAGGATATTTCAGGCTCGCCCTCCAGAGAGTCGCCCCTCTCAGCACCTTGA
- the klhl13 gene encoding kelch-like protein 13 isoform X1, translating to MPLKWKSGSPVSWKFPVPVLKTSRSSPLSPAYISLVEDDDAHMKVALGYGDMGISAHLQASKTGNTRFFTSNTHSSVVLQGFDQLRIEGLLCDVTLVAGDGDEAFPVHRAMMASSSDYFKAMFTGGMKEQDLMCIKLHGVNRIGLKKIIDFIYTAKLSLNMENLQDTLEAASFLQILPVLDFCKVFLISGVSLDNCVEVGRIANTYNLTEVDKYVNNFILKNFPSLLGTGEFVKLPFERLAFVLSSNSLKHCTELDLFKAACRWLRYEDGRMDYAPKLMKNIRFPLMNPQELINHVQTVDFMRTDNTCVNLLLEASNYQMMPYMQPVMQSERTAIRSDSAHLVTLGGVLRQQLVVSKELRLFDEKAHEWKALAPMDAPRYQHGIAVIGNFLYVVGGQSNYDTKGKTAVDTVFRYDPRYNKWIQVACLNEKRTFFHLSALKGHLYAVGGRNAAGELATVECYNPRTNEWTYVAKMNEPHYGHAGTVYGGYMYISGGITHDTFQKELMCFDPDADKWTQKAPMTTVRGLHCMCTVGDRLYVIGGNHFRGTSDYDDVLSCEYYSPALDLWTPIAAMLRGQSDVGVAVFENKIYVVGGYSWNNRCMVEIVQKYDPEKDEWHKVFDLPESLGGIRACTLTVFPPEDISGSPSRESPLSAP from the exons ATCCCTCGTGGAGGACGACGACGCTCACATGAAAGTTGCTCTGGGCTATGGTGATATGGGCATCTCTGCTCACCTTCAGGCatcaaagactggaaacactcGATTTTTcacaagcaacacacacagctcagttgTTCTTCAG GGATTTGACCAGCTGAGGATAGAGGGTTTACTATGTGACGTCACGCTGGTGGCCGGGGACGGCGACGAAGCGTTCCCTGTACACCGTGCCATGATGGCCTCCTCCTCCGACTATTTCAAAGCCATGTTCACAG GTGGTATGAAAGAACAGGATTTAATGTGCATCAAGCTTCACGGAGTTAACCGAATAGGCCTGAAGAAGATCATTGACTTTATCTACACAGCCAAGTTGTCTCTCAACATGGAGAACCTTCAAGACACACTTGAAGCAGCCAGCTTCTTACAAATCCTTCCTGTGCTGGACTTCTGCAAGGTCTTTCTTATATCTGGG GTCTCTCTCGACAACTGCGTCGAGGTGGGCCGTATTGCGAACACATACAACCTCACAGAGGTGGACAAATATGTCAACAACTTCATCCTGAAGAACTTCCCCTCACTGCTGGGCACGGGAGAGTTTGTCAAGCTACCATTTGAGCGACTGGCTTTTGTACTGTCCAGTAACAGCTTGAAACACTGCACTGAATTGGACCTGTTCAAGGCCGCTTGCCGCTGGCTACGCTATGAAGACGGTCGTATGGACTATGCCCCAAAGCTCATGAAGAACATCCGCTTTCCCCTCATGAACCCGCAGGAGCTCATCAATCATGTGCAGACAGTGGACTTTATGCGCACGGACAACACCTGTGTCAACCTCCTCCTGGAAGCTAGCAACTACCAAATGATGCCCTACATGCAGCCAGTTATGCAGTCAGAACGGACAGCCATCCGCTCAGACAGTGCCCACCTGGTCACCCTGGGTGGCGTTCTGCGCCAGCAGCTAGTTGTCAGTAAGGAGCTACGTCTGTTCGATGAGAAGGCTCACGAGTGGAAGGCGCTGGCACCCATGGACGCACCCCGCTACCAACACGGCATCGCTGTCATTGGCAACTTTCTCTATGTGGTGGGTGGCCAAAGCAACTATGACACCAAAGGCAAGACAGCAGTGGACACCGTGTTCCGGTACGACCCTCGCTACAACAAGTGGATCCAGGTGGCGTGCCTTAATGAGAAACGTACCTTCTTCCACCTCAGCGCACTCAAGGGACACCTCTACGCTGTTGGTGGAAGGAACGCTGCCGGGGAGCTTG CCACTGTGGAGTGCTACAACCCAAGGACAAATGAATGGACATATGTTGCCAAAATGAATGAACCACATTATGGCCATGCTGGGACAGTGTATGGCGGTTATATGTATATTTCAG gGGGAATCACTCATGACACTTTTCAGAAGGAGCTGATGTGCTTTGACCCAGATGCGGATAAATGGACTCAGAAAGCTCCCATGACGACAGTGCGCGGCCTGCACTGCATGTGCACAGTGGGGGACCGTCTTTACGTGATCGGTGGCAATCACTTCCGGGGCACCAGCGACTACGACGACGTGCTGAGCTGCGAATACTACTCACCCGCCCTCGACTTGTGGACACCTATCGCCGCCATGTTGCGAGGCCAGAGCGACGTGGGCGTGGCCGTGTTTGAGAATAAGATCTATGTGGTGGGTGGCTACTCGTGGAACAATCGCTGCATGGTGGAAATAGTGCAGAAGTATGACCCTGAGAAAGACGAATGGCACAAAGTGTTTGACTTACCCGAGTCGCTGGGCGGGATACGAGCCTGCACACTCACAGTTTTCCCCCCTGAGGATATTTCAGGCTCGCCCTCCAGAGAGTCGCCCCTCTCAGCACCTTGA